A section of the Plasmodium knowlesi strain H genome assembly, chromosome: 3 genome encodes:
- a CDS encoding mago nashi protein homologue, putative has product MSKRDRFSFRYYVGHEGKFGHEFLEFEFNSKGRLRYANNSNYKNDKIIRKEAYVSKSVLNELKRIIEESEICKESDKLWPAPDKVGKQELEIFLDGNEYYFTTSKIGSLSDLKQCEDPEGLRVFYYLVQDLKCFLFSLICLHFRIKPV; this is encoded by the exons ATGTCCAAGAGAGATAGGTTTTCCTTTAGATACTA TGTTGGGCATGAAGGGAAATTCGGCCATGAGTTCCTTGAGTTTGAATTCAACTCCAAAGGGAGACTAAGATATGCCAACAACtcgaattataaaaatgacaaaattatTAGGAAGGAGG cctACGTGAGTAAGTCCGTGTTGAACGAACTAAAACGCATAATTGAAGAATCGGAGATTTGCAAGGAAAGCGATAAGTTATGGCCCGCCCCAGATAAAGTAGGAAAACAGGAGCTAGAAATTTTCTTAGATGGGAATGAATATTATTTTACGACGTCTAAAATTGGATCACTTTCTGATCTCAAACAGTGTGAAGACCCAGAGGGACTCAGAGTATTCTACTACCTCGTGCAGGATTTGAAATGTTTCTTGTTCTCTCTCATTTGCTTGCACTTTAGG ATTAAGCCTGTGTGA